A single window of Ostrinia nubilalis chromosome 24, ilOstNubi1.1, whole genome shotgun sequence DNA harbors:
- the LOC135083694 gene encoding Y+L amino acid transporter 2, with the protein MVGKIASAAPGVLRGRLNNYRRHPKSKSTEEDCESEALKSEPDGDEPKEGGALEAKMSLLNGITVIVGSIIGSGIFVSPTGVLKNTGSVNASLLVWIASGVFSMVGAYCYAELGTMIRQSGADYAYIMETFGPFAAFIRLWIECMIVRPCSQAIVALTFSVYVLKPIFPECDPPEDATRLLAACCILLLTFVNCWSVRAATRVQDWFTYAKLLALFVIIAAGIYQLCRGKVEHFSFEGTTSDVTAIALSFYSGLFAYNGWNYLNFIIEELKDPVRNLPRAIAISCTLVTVVYTFTNIAFYTTLSPTEVLGSAAVAVTFAERLFGWFALVIPLFVAASTFGAVNGVLLTSSRLFYAGAAQGQMPEMLTMVTPRSTPAPAVLAVALLSLLYLTVSDIYALINYVGFATWLSIGASVLCLPVLRYTKPDWERPIRVNLFFPVLYIICTILVVAVPAVASPAETGIGCLMILTAVPIYLLFLHPRTRLRGLASITTCATHLIQKLTLAIRPKMK; encoded by the exons ATGGTCGGTAAGATTGCATCAGCCGCGCCGGGCGTGCTGCGAGGGCGCCTGAACAACTACAGAag GCATCCAAAAAGTAAAAGCACCGAAGAGGACTGCGAGAGCGAAGCCCTGAAGTCAGAGCCAGATGGGGACGAACCAAAGGAGGGTGGAGCCTTGGAGGCCAAGATGTCCCTGCTCAACGGGATCACCGTCATCGTGGGCTCCATCATTGGGAGTGGGATCTTCGTGTCCCCAACTGGAGTGCTCAAGAACACTGGCTCTGTTAACGCCAGTTTGCTCGTGTGGATAGCTTCGGGGGTTTTTAGTATG GTAGGCGCCTACTGCTATGCGGAACTGGGCACCATGATCCGACAGAGTGGAGCCGACTACGCATACATCATGGAGACCTTCGGGCCCTTTGCTGCCTTCATCCGGCTCTGGATTGAGTGCATGATCGTGCGGCCTTGCTCTCAG GCCATCGTAGCGCTGACATTCAGCGTGTACGTGCTGAAGCCGATATTCCCGGAGTGCGACCCTCCGGAGGACGCCACCCGACTGCTGGCCGCTTGCTGTATAt TATTGCTGACATTTGTCAACTGCTGGTCGGTGCGCGCGGCGACGAGGGTGCAGGACTGGTTCACGTACGCCAAACTGCTGGCTCTCTTCGTCATCATCGCGGCGGGAATCTACCAGCTGTGCAGAG gAAAGGTGGAACACTTTTCATTTGAAGGCACGACCAGTGACGTCACGGCTATAGCCCTCTCGTTCTACTCTGGACTCTTCGCTTACAACGGATG GAACTACTTGAACTTCATCATCGAGGAGCTGAAGGACCCGGTCCGAAACCTGCCCCGCGCTATTGCCATTTCGTGCACGCTCGTCACCGTGGTCTACACGTTTACCAACATCGCCTTCTACACCACCTTGTCGCCCACTGAG GTCCTCGGCTCGGCAGCAGTAGCTGTAACGTTCGCCGAGCGTCTGTTCGGCTGGTTCGCGCTCGTTATCCCGCTGTTCGTGGCCGCTTCCACCTTCGGGGCTGTCAATGGAGTGCTGCTTACTTCGTCGAG GTTGTTCTACGCGGGAGCGGCCCAAGGCCAGATGCCAGAGATGTTGACGATGGTGACGCCGCGCTCGACGCCCGCGCCCGCGGTGTTAGCTGTGGCGCTGCTCTCGCTGCTGTATCTGACCGTGTCTGACATCTACGCGCTTATTAACTACGTGGGATTCGCCACTTGG ctaAGTATTGGCGCTTCCGTGCTCTGTCTTCCAGTACTAAGGTACACGAAGCCGGACTGGGAGCGGCCCATCAGGGTCAACCTGTTCTTCCCAG TCCTCTACATAATCTGCACGATTCTTGTGGTGGCGGTGCCGGCGGTGGCGTCGCCAGCGGAGACCGGCATCGGCTGCCTCATGATCCTGACCGCCGTGCCGATATACCTGCTGTTCCTGCACCCTAGGACACGGCTTAGGGGACTTGCTAGTATTACCA cttGCGCCACACATCTGATTCAAAAACTAACATTAGCCATCCGACCAAAAATGAAG tgA